From Methanocella sp., a single genomic window includes:
- a CDS encoding thioredoxin domain-containing protein: protein MNRLAGESSSYLKNAAAQPVDWYPWGDEAFEKAKKENKPVLLSIGAVWCHWCHVMAHESWEDSETAHMVNELFVPVKVDRDERPDLDKAYQEAVGMLTGQGGWPLTVFLTPEKEPFYGGTYFPKISMHGMPSFMEVMQAVSKAYKNNPGAISHTVYQLKELMAKAPPKKEAIDEEMPGSVTGDILSSFDTANGGFGRSMKFPYSEILLFLMQRYEDVHDGSVWHAVDKTLRGMAAGGFYDQVGGGFHRYAVDPAWKVPHFEKMLNDNALLLRVYLNAYRLSGAEYFRQVANETNAFVFRCLAREPAGFVSSIDADLQGEEGAYFTWTEADIRSILGDSADAFIRAYHVEPGGNFEAHGKNVLYTPGEHDKSRFAVEKQKLLEARQKRQLPFIDTAVHAGWTALMATSLAMAYNVLGDIRCLDHATKTAGFLMDSMYVDGTLFRIYTDRPSVDGFLDDYACTIEALIELFRTTQQPRYLESAVQLLAACDEKFQDRENGGYFYVQEKDRTPLNMDKPIVDFSVPASNPQMALSLMKLHYYTGDLGYLGRAKELLEIFTAEAAMHPMGCGTYFSALDYYLNRPLEAVVVAGRAEGEGLVRLINSRVDKAVVLLDHGQGRRLPAFEGKAMLDGKPTVYFCSEGACEAPMSDIKKVKAYLSRP from the coding sequence ATGAACAGGCTGGCGGGAGAGAGCAGCAGTTACCTGAAAAATGCGGCCGCACAACCGGTCGACTGGTACCCGTGGGGCGACGAGGCGTTCGAGAAGGCAAAAAAGGAGAACAAGCCGGTATTGCTTTCCATAGGGGCGGTCTGGTGCCACTGGTGCCACGTCATGGCGCACGAAAGCTGGGAGGACTCCGAGACCGCCCATATGGTCAACGAGCTCTTCGTGCCGGTCAAGGTGGACCGGGACGAGCGCCCCGACCTGGATAAGGCTTACCAAGAGGCGGTCGGGATGCTCACCGGGCAGGGCGGGTGGCCCCTCACAGTATTTTTAACGCCGGAAAAAGAGCCGTTCTACGGAGGAACGTATTTCCCTAAGATATCGATGCACGGCATGCCCTCGTTCATGGAAGTCATGCAGGCCGTGAGCAAGGCTTATAAGAATAATCCCGGGGCCATCAGCCATACGGTATATCAGCTAAAAGAGCTCATGGCGAAAGCCCCTCCGAAAAAAGAGGCCATCGACGAGGAAATGCCTGGTTCCGTGACGGGCGATATCCTCTCGAGCTTCGATACGGCGAACGGCGGCTTTGGGCGAAGCATGAAGTTCCCCTACTCGGAGATCCTGCTGTTCCTGATGCAGCGTTACGAGGATGTCCATGACGGCAGCGTCTGGCACGCCGTGGATAAGACGCTGCGCGGCATGGCAGCCGGCGGCTTCTATGACCAGGTCGGCGGCGGCTTCCATCGCTATGCGGTCGATCCGGCCTGGAAGGTGCCGCACTTCGAGAAGATGCTGAACGATAATGCGCTGCTATTGAGGGTATACTTAAATGCTTACCGGCTATCGGGAGCCGAATATTTCAGGCAGGTGGCGAATGAGACGAACGCCTTTGTGTTCCGCTGCCTTGCCCGGGAGCCGGCCGGGTTCGTGTCTTCCATCGATGCGGACCTGCAGGGTGAAGAAGGGGCGTATTTCACCTGGACTGAGGCGGATATCCGCTCGATATTAGGCGATAGCGCGGACGCGTTCATCCGCGCTTACCACGTCGAGCCGGGCGGTAATTTTGAGGCGCATGGCAAGAATGTACTTTATACTCCCGGTGAACACGACAAGTCCCGCTTCGCCGTGGAAAAGCAGAAGCTGCTGGAAGCCCGGCAAAAGCGCCAGCTGCCGTTCATCGATACGGCTGTCCACGCGGGCTGGACGGCGCTCATGGCCACATCGCTGGCAATGGCATATAATGTTCTCGGAGACATCCGCTGCCTGGATCATGCCACGAAAACCGCCGGATTTTTAATGGATTCCATGTACGTGGATGGCACGCTATTCCGCATCTACACGGACCGCCCGTCTGTGGACGGGTTCCTGGACGATTATGCGTGCACCATCGAGGCGCTCATCGAGCTTTTCCGCACGACACAGCAGCCCCGATACCTGGAATCGGCCGTTCAGCTTCTGGCGGCCTGTGACGAAAAATTCCAGGACCGCGAGAACGGCGGATACTTCTACGTACAGGAAAAAGACCGCACACCGCTCAACATGGACAAGCCAATCGTCGATTTCTCGGTGCCCGCCTCTAACCCCCAGATGGCGCTGAGCCTGATGAAGCTTCATTATTATACAGGTGATCTGGGATACCTCGGCCGGGCGAAAGAACTGCTTGAAATATTTACAGCCGAAGCAGCCATGCACCCGATGGGCTGCGGCACGTACTTCTCGGCGCTCGACTATTACCTGAATAGGCCCCTTGAGGCAGTAGTGGTCGCCGGTCGCGCGGAAGGCGAAGGCCTCGTTCGTCTGATCAATAGTCGTGTCGATAAAGCGGTCGTCCTTCTCGACCATGGACAGGGCCGGAGGCTGCCTGCCTTCGAGGGCAAGGCGATGCTCGACGGAAAGCCCACTGTATACTTTTGCAGTGAAGGAGCATGCGAGGCTCCAATGAGCGACATTAAAAAGGTCAAGGCTTATTTATCGAGGCCATAG